The Alnus glutinosa chromosome 3, dhAlnGlut1.1, whole genome shotgun sequence nucleotide sequence TCTGATACGGCTTTGTATAAGACTCTTGGGACTAGTTTGTACTCTCTCAAACTAGAACCATTAATTGGGCCAAAGGGGGGCATAGTTAGCAACTCATAAACATATATACTGTGTACACATGAAAGCAAATTATATTACTTTTGTGTTTGATATTTTTTCATTGTGAATGGTGGGAATTGTAGGAGTTTcagtgaaataaataaatttgaccAATGCTCAATTTCCAAATTATGCTGTCATAAGGACTAAAATTTCCACCACTGAGAACTGTATAAATGATTTCTATTCATATTCTTGGCTGGATTTTGTTCAAATCTTCTAGCTTTCATTGAATTTTGGGGATTAGACCACATTCTTCTGCTGATCCACTAAATTAATCCCTGTTAATTCCGAATTTCGAAGTCAATATTCCATGATCATCAGCACTAAAAGCATTCACAGACGATATTTCTTTTGGGCTAGACTCACATTTTCCACCCCTCCACAAACCCACCAAGTCGTCCTAAACCGAACCAGTCCATTTCTGAACCCAATTTTGAACCTAAAACCTTTTTTAGTTTGAGACTGGATAACAGACATTAGTTTAGGTTCAAAGCATTAATTAGATGAAGAAAATGGGTCATCAGTGACGACAAAACGAAAGTTCTCGCAACCCTGTTGAGAAAGATTATTAGGGAAGACAAAGAGAGTCGTCACTAATACGTTGTTACGCAACGACAATTGACAAATGTCGTTGTTGATGGTGTTAATTTTCGTTGCTCATAATTATTTAAGCACCTAAACTAAACATATTATCGTTGATAATAACATATCAGCGATGATGATATCATCGTCCCTTATATCTTTTTGACTTTGGACTTatctttttgaataataaatatgaatatatatatataaaattgccACCTGCCAATAGACTTTTCCCCTAGAAAAATGGACAAGTACGGAAAATGCTAAATCATCTACTTTGATTTTCCTTGCGTCATTCCATGCTAACTTAACACATAAAGAAAAGATGAATAGAAAGAGAATCGATTacaaattggatttttttttttaattattattttaaaaaagtaccaAATTAGTATAGAAAGACCCAAAAAAGAACACAATAGATACTTTAACATTTCTCGAGAAGCACAACCACAAAACCAAAAGTTGAATTTAATCACTGAGCAAAAACTTTCATTACTTGCCTAAATTCTTCAATAATGTATATAAGCAATGTATAGAAAGAAGGCTTGGGTCCCCAaggagtagctcaatcggctggagaccacgcctcatgaagcggaggtcactaattttaatcccctctccctctctcttgtgtgaacatgtcaaaaagaaaaaaagaaaaaagaaaaaaaagaaagaaggctTGGATGCCCAAAACTCTATGAATCTCACactaattgttagaatattctCTATATTAGGTTTATTGAGTAATTTACCATTCATGTGCAAGTGTAATCAAATCTTACCATATTTACCTACCacattttctctataaatagggataCATTTTGTATTATGTATTTGCTTCATTTGTAAAGATGTAACTCTAATGGTCTCTTGCTGTTTCTGCTCTCTCTTTTTCACTTTATatatcatattatatatttctatatggtatcagaaccacTTTTCTATGACTTTCAACaaacttcttcctctttttttttttgaaggaaagatAAAATCTTTTATTGATTAAAGAAGGGTACAGAACAGACCACCATATAGGTGTACACAAGACACCCTCAACTAGGTGAATACCCCACTTGAGCCAAAAGACTCAGATCATTACAGACATAAATGCTACAAATAATAAAACCTAGTCAAACAGAATGATGCCTCTACGGTGACATAATCCTTATCTTTAGagggagtcggtcacacattcTGTGCAAAAAGCAATGACTAGGTTGATCAGCACAGAGCACACTGCCAAAAGAACCAACACCTACAACCAACCCCTCTAGATTAACACCGAGGGGACAACAACTCCACAATTAGCTTAAAAGACTAAGAggaaaaaacaacaacacacaaacaaaaaataaaaacaattacaaaTGCAAAGGCCGGACCATTTCTCCCACTTCCCCTTTTTGCGCAAACGGTTGGAAGCACCTACTGAGACTCCAGAAAAATCTGGAAATGGTCCATGAAACACGCTCCCAAACCGCACCCAAAAAAACGCCCTCAATGAAGCACTGTCGGTCTGGATTATGCGCCGCACGTCACCCTAATGGCGAGATAACTGGGGAAAATCAAAACCGCCAAAAAACCCCCGATCCCCGTTCCCCTCAACCACCGTTCCAAAGGAAAACCCTAGGCCCCCACTGTTGCAAAACTACCACGAAAACACAACTGAGCTAATTCGTCTCCAGCATGGCTAGCCATACCAGCAGTGGCAGATCAAAGCCTCCCATACGAAATCAACATTGTCAGGCCGGAAAACCCATGGAAGAAACCCAAAACTTGGACCGGTGTGATTCTTCTCGCAATTGCGTCTCCGGCAAATCCAGCCAAACCAACAGCAAATCACGAACTCCTATTTAGAAATCAGACACCGGGCGCACACGAATCGAGAGAAAAAATCCGCCATTACACCCTACCAAGTGAAAAAACCACATCTCCATCCCGAAAAAGGATGAGATAAAACACATCCACTTCACCTCAGTAGTTATCGACAGGGacagagggaggggggggggggggccctcctcccaatttcctaaaaaaaaatttattatgtggaaaaaaaaaatttctaaaaaattaaaaaatataaggtaaaaataaaaatttagtttatttggtccctaccaaattttgttttttggtcaTTAGCCcttgcccataagaacttctggctccgtccctggttGCTGACAACACccaaagagagaaaatgaaactAATTTATAAACAAGACTTAAAACAACCTACTGGGGAGGACTCCATTATCACACTCAAAAAGTTCTTACTCGCAGAGAAAAAATCGCCAAGAGGGGAGAATAATATCGGAACCTCTATTTTCATTTAGGTTTCTCATTTGTTTTCACCATGCGGTGGATGTAGGTGTCTAATGGGTGGTTCGGTGTTTGACACATATTTTTACTGCTCTAAATTAACTATAAGGACTATATTGTGCTcattaatttaattgtttacaatatatatgtccctatttatagttgatAAAGTTGACCTATACAAGTAAACACAAATCGACATAGACtatgaaatataaatcaataatattatattcagaatatattttaatatggattattattattattattattttaaattgacgGTAAGCAGCAATTCTTTATAAGTTGCTGAAGTGCATCTAGACGGCTTGCCCTAGCGTCTGAACGGTTGTGTAGAACACCTTCACTGTTCATAGCTACCGCATTTCCGTCTTGACACTTGTGCGAATATGTGTTCTCTGTGGTTCGCGTCTGTTGGGCGTCCAGATGGCTGTGCGAACACCAAGTCCCTGTAGTTTTGTCTGATATGCTGTTCGAACAGAATGAAAACACTATCTGGCATTCTGATTGTTATCAAAATAGTTGTGGGACTCCATATAATTTATCCAATTAGAAGAAACAAAGGGGATACTAATAATCTTTGACTGATAATCTTACTTTATTCAGTCGATACTAGAACAAGGATCCGGCTTCAAGTGTTGTAAAGTAAAACAACAGGATATCTGTTGTTAAAAAACGGACGGCCAAGATTGCAAGTTAGTtactttccaaaaattacaggCTTTTTTCGGTGGTGTAGTGGTTgctttgaaaaagtgaaaaaatacaaaggaaaaatgtcatatttttatgcCCCTGCGACACTGATTTccatggaaaataaaataaaatttgttgagGTCGAAGAAGCTCATGGATTCTTCATTTGATTTTTGAGccctaaaataatttaattatctcCGTTGTTTCTTCAAAGCTTACACTTAAAATcagtcttaattttttttaaaaaaaaaaagaaaaagaaaaagaaaactacatTTTACCCTCCAATGTTTCaccactttttttattttacctccaaagtgaaaaaaaaaaaattgcaatacaCCCCAACCAAGTTTCCTAATTTTGCAATGTAGCCATTCTATTACTTAAGTTCATCATTTTTGACCGAAGTCACACGTAGGTTTTTAAGAGTTATTCTTTTCGAAATACCCttaaaaaatcagtttttttttttttttttttttttttttttttttttttttcacaaaaaaaaaacacgattaaaaaaaaaaagtttggggggtggccgaagccaccccatggaccatttgggggtggccggccgaATGGCCAAATGGTCCATTGCCaccccaaaattattattattttttattcatttttttataattgtttttgttttgttttgttttgtttttttttttttaacaaaaaaaatagatttttaagGGTATTTCGAGAAGAATTGCTCTTAAAAGTCTACGTGTGTCACACGTGGGTctatttccttaaaaaaagatagacttaagtaataaaattgctacattgcaaaattaggaaacttggttggggtgcattgcaatttttttttttttacttgtgtGTCACATGTGGGTCTATTTCCATAATAAAAGACGGACTTAAGTAACATAATGGCTACATTACAAAATTAGAAAACTTGGTTGAAGtgcattgcaattttattttttttcactttggcgGCAAAATTAAGAAAGTGGTAAAACATTaaggggtaaagtgtaatttttcaaaaaaaaaaatcaacaaaagacAAGTTGAGGTCAAAGAAGCTCCGAAGGTTGTCAATGGTCATGGATTCTTCATTTGGTTTGTAAGCCTCTTCGACTGAGGTGGACGAGATTGAGTTACTGGCTTGGGTTCTGAAGCGCCGAAATGTGCGAGTAGATCTCGGATAAAAATCTTTGACTAACAGTCTTCCTTTATGAAGTCGATACAGGAACAAAAGACTTGCATGTTCGGTATGTAACAAGAATAAAATGTTCAGGAGTTTGAATTATGGGCATAAATGAATTTTAGGGTCACTCACACGAAGAAGGACGGGTCTTTTTGTGGACGACAATGTTgagatcttatatatatatatatgtaagtaaATGAAATGTTTATTTATAATGAAGAGAAATAATTAACTTGCATGAATGATTTAGTTAATGTTTATATGGCTTGTATGAATGAAATGGAATTAAGAGCAAACTCTAACAACATGAATTGCACACAAAAAGAAATAGTGTCTCAAGTACTAGGAGGGCCACACTCAAGACATGTTAGAAGGATGGGGTGTGGCGTCATAGGGTCATACCTACTCGGTCAAATTCATCTCGAGCACATTCCGCAGGCCAATTTGACAACCATGATGAATGGAGGCTTAAACAACGAGAGACTGAATAAAAATAGGAAGAGACACTAAACAGACAAGATAGAATGCAGGCAGAGATGGAGGCTGGCATTACAAGATAGGGTACAGGAGATGGGGGCATCATAGGCTAACACGCGAGCATAAATGGATAGGCTACTATTACATCTTCAAGGGTTAGAGAATCTttccaaacaaaagaattttaacACGAGTGCACACGCGCACACACATATCAAGTAATTGTTAGAAAGAttattgattataatatgaACTCTAATCTTCCTAGGCACGGAGAGAGCTCTACTGGAGGTCAATCAAGCCTAGACAAATTTTGGGGAacttttggttattttttattaaagactTTATATAACAGTATCAAAGATTCGAATAATTATGGTTTATATTTAGTATGAAAGATTCGAACAATTATGGTTTGTATTAAAGGGTAAGAGATAAAGACAATTTTCTGTTTAAGAACTTTGAATAGTAAACCTCCattgacatgtttatcaagattgaagaattttAAGTAAACAAAGCAATTGAGTAAAATTATATAACAtaacttaatttctttttttaagtgtaTTGGCCCAAAATTGTGGTGCTAAATGACTCAAGTGATGGTAAGTTATTTCAATCCCATTGTCCTTCACTTGTTAGTGGAAGTACTATGAAATGTAGCAAGCGGGAGGCTTTGATGGAGTAATAAGGATGAATACAAATTATTTGGAGTGTTTGGCTATTGATTGACTATACATGTTCAATGGTTGTTGGTTGGATATGTGGTTCCTAGTTTTGCCAAGTGTCTAGCATTTCCTTGTTTAGGGGTTGTGGTTTTGGTGATCTTGTGGCTAGTTTAATTGAATAAGCATATGCCTTCTAAATGCACTatgattgttgattttttgtatACAAATTGTTGTGAATGTGCTGTGTgcctttattatttatatttgaattttgttcaaattttttgcTTGTAATCCCAGTAAAGAATTTatgtgaaaaattgaaagtagTGGACTGCATGTATTTTTATTCGTTGAGCAATGAATTATGAGCGATTGTCTTTTTGCATTAATTATAGAGTCGCAAACTCAAGATAGTTGTTATATGTGAATCTATTGGTTGGAACTATAATTAACCCAGTCTATAATTTCgtttaaattattattctatCCATTTCTCCACTCTGAAGGTTActtaaaagttttaaattcctaagattttaaataaatgtattttgttaattaagacTTTGTTTAAGCTTTTATTAGACGGTAAGAACTTCAGACAAGGAAGTGGCTAGTAAGCCTGCAGCACTGCAGAGTCGCGAGGATCTTGCcaagaagctttttttttttttcttcctattttcatAGAGTCTGATAGGACACTGATTGCATACGTGGACCCACTGGGCGTAAAGAAGAGACATCAATAGCGTGCGTGTGTGAAAGTGGGAACGAAATTTCATCTGTGGCGCATGGTCCATTGTCATTATTAGTGAGACGAAATTGTGTATGAAATCAAGCACAAGACATGTTTGCTGAAATGCAAAAGAAAGTATACGAAATATAGATCACATTAATTAACAACACCATTACCATGATAGCAAATCTATTAAGAAGCGCATAGCATTATAACAGTAGGGCTAGAAGAGTTTGAAAAAACTTATTGGCCGGGGAGACTTATGCGTAAGCCAGAATCACAGAGAGTAAACATGCTTTGGAAGCCTTGGCTCCACAACAGCCTCAAGTGGGATTTTCTTAGGCGTTGAAAGCCCAAAAATCTCCTCCATGTCCAGACTTTCTTTCTCCATGTTCCCTGGCAATTTCCATGTAAATCCATGGAGTAGATTAGCCAAGCTCGATTGAATCACCTTTAGACCGAGACTGTAACCCGGGCACATCCTTCTACCGGAGCCGAAAGGCAGCAGCTCATAATCATGGCCCTTGACATCAATGTCTTTCCCAATGAACCTCTCAGGGCAAAACTCATTAGGGTTCTCCCATACTGCAGGATCCCTTCCAATGGTCCACACGTTTACAAGCACTCGTGTCCCTTTGAGAATGTCATACCCTTCAATCTTGCAGTCCTCACGGGATAGGCGAGGCACTAACATCGGTGCCACTGGGTGGAGCCGCATTGTTTCCTTAGCAATTGCATCAATGTATGGTAGATTCACAATGTCCTTCTCTTCAACCCATCTATCTCTTCCAATCACCGTGTCCAGCTCTTCTGCAGCCTTCTTGAAAATCTCTGGCTTTTTTAGGAGCTCAGAGATTGCCCATTCCACAGTAACAGCCGAGCTCTCAGTTCCACCGGCTATCAGATCCTGAGCAACAATTAGCCAAGCCATAGAAAACGATTAATTAATACATCCGTCTTTTCTAAACCCCATCATGCTCAAGGATGTCCATCCCTGCAGTGAGCAGGATATAGTTCTAAAATAAATCTATCTCCAATGattcttcatattttctataGAAAAACATTCACtagataaaatataaatatagtcTAAGCTTTATTGTGgcgttaaaaaatatttttaataaaaatcagcAGCGTGGAACCAAGGTGACTGCACGAGTCACGTGCATTTGACAGGTGGACCATCCTTTGCCAAGGACATATCTTATCGATGACAGTTTGTTGGAGCATTTTGTGCTGTGATTGTAAAGTAAaatttatattgatttttttattttattttaggagaagtggaaaagaaaaaaaaagaaaaaaaagaaaaagggaagtaTAGGAAGTTCATATGCCATTTTTAGAGATTGGTTTGAATAAACAAAATTGTCTTTTAAGAATTATATGCAATCAACCCAGCAGGAAGATGCAAGATAGTACCACTAATGGGACAAAATATACAGTTGAACTTTTCTACATCGGTTCCAGTTTGTAACTTGTAAGGAAGAGCTACAGTCAacttgcaattaaaaaaaaaaaaaagacaaaaataaataatattttttttcatatacaaagATGCAAAAGAAAGAGACAGGTTAATATATAATTCAATGAGGAAAGTGGGAAGGCCCTCAAAAGTATTTGTGAAATGTACGTCTCTTCACTCTTGTAAATACATTTATTACCTAAACGTGCTTCATGCATATCTAGAAGTGGTACATGTtactttttgtttacaaaaggttaaagtatttttaagtgatttattttgaaaaaataaataaataaaaattcatcaAACAAAGCTTAAAATATACTTAACGATATATTCcccccttttttaattttcatatatacTAGCTAGATGAACTTTAGAAAATGATGGATCATGTTTAAGACAAACATAAAGTAGAGTTaagagtcttttttttttttttttaattaaggagttcaaaaaaaaaaatgtgtcttTTTATTTAACGGgtctttttagtaaaaaaaaacctttaaaaacattttttttttaataaaaaagaaaagaaaagaaaaagaaaactctatTTCTCAAGCAGTGTCAAATTAATTAACATGCTCATGGTAATGTTATATTAATATACCTGGGTAAATGCCTTGACGCCATGTCTTTCGAGCTTAACATCGAGAGTGGGATCCTCAGCAAGGTCCAACAGCAGATCTACCATGTCCTTTGCAGCTTCATCCTTGGCATCTTTCCTCTTTGCAATATGTTCATCCAACACATGCTCCAAGAACCTATCAAACTTCTTGCTCAACGCCTTCATTCTCTTAATATACCCCTGCAAGTCCAAGAAATCGATCCAAGGTATCGAATCCCCAATATTCAACACCCCACTCAGCAAGAACAGCTCGTCCAACATCTTCTTGAACTCCTCCGGGCTCACAATCGACGCCTCCGATTCGTCGGTGTACTTCTTTCCGAGAACCATGCGGCTTATCACGTTCAGACTCACCGTCGAAAGGTGGTCTTTCAAGGTGACCACCTTGTTCGACGACTCGTGCAAGCCTCTGAGCAACATGTTCATTTCCTCCTTGCGTATGTACTCGTAGGATTCCAAGCGTTTTGCGCTGAAGAGTTCCATCAAACACATTCTTCGAGCCTGGCGCCAGTACGGGCCGTAAGGGGACCAGGTGATGTCGGAATAGTTGTAGGTGGTGTATTTGCCGGCGGCGATCTTGGGCCGGTTGGCGAAGGTGACATCGTTCGTTTTGAGGAAGGCCTTGGCCATCTCGACGGAGGAGCCTACAACGACGGGGAATGACCCGAAACGGAGATGCATGATGGGGCCGTATTTTTGGGACAGTTCGTGGATGGATCGGTGGGGGAGTGAGCCTATGAGGTTCAGGTTTCCGATGATGGGCCATGGTTTTGGGCCTGGTGGCAAGTTTGCTTTGCGGCGGCGGAGGTAGcgggagaggaggaggagggctACGGTTGCAAGCCATGCGGCTGCATATGATGCCCAAGAAGGATAACCCATTGGTAGTGACTGGGGGTTGTGAGGATCACCACTGTTCTGTATTGGTGTTGATATAGTTGTTGGTGCTGATTGTGAAAGTAGTGATGGGGTGGAGTATTTATAGTGTAAAGAGTAGCATCCCCACAAgatctcctttttttcttttttttttaatctctacTGTTCTCTTTTTGGATATTTGAGTGTTctgcctttttaatttttagctgaaatctttgtaatttgatttaattttttttttttgggtgtttatcTGATTGAGTTTCAAAATATCACCAAccatagcagttattttcaaccagctaaaattaataaaaaaaacaaattattaaagtataaaaatatttagagagatTAATTTACTTATATTTTAGATAACTAATTGGGGATTCTCTAAATCCTTTGTTTATGGAGAAATTATACGTGGCCTTCCAACTACTACTTAATTTTGGAATATGCTCCCAAACTTTCATTGATCCAATGTTCTTTCAAAATTACTAGAAATTGTAATCTACCTTTCCCTTTTTATCCCAAATAATACAACTacccttataattttattaataagggtacttgtcttttttaaaaaaatttaagaatatttttatcttttgtgaGATAAAAGGGTATTgcaatttttgaataattttattagtatATTAAGTAttcattaagtgtccataaaaaaattgaagtgacttctaaaattactattggacgtgtaattgatcaagtgataattttaaaaatcaccttatttttttataaatacttgATAAATACTTAATGTATTAATAGAATTATTCGTAATTTTTAAATAGTCAAAAAACATAATGGCACCATTTGATaaatcatttcaatttttttaaaaaaggtttaaataaaaatattcacaatttttaaattttatattaatttatatcaaataacaaaaatttcataACAAAATCATTTATACCAATCATACCCGCTCCAATTTGAAGTTGCAGGATATGGGCTCATCCAACTTTCATACAATCATTTTTTCACATTGTGTGAGTCTCGTATGCACGAGACTCGCACAATATATGAAATTTAGGTGAGAGAGATTGTGAATGTATCGTTTCTATCATTGtaaattatctttttattattattttatttattttatttcttttagtgaTGTGTAGTGTTTATTTGGCGTTCCTCGATGTTAGTGTGATGTGACTCATTGAAAGCTATTATTATATCTTTAAGGGAAATTGTCCAAAGCATTTTCTTATTGTTTCTGCGAAACTTCAATTATTAGGACCCACTACCCAGTCTACCCATCCCTAAACCACTTGTAAATGCTGGTTTATAacaatttattacaaattaatttgtaaaaagttTTTGTCCTGTGATTCCAGCATTCCAAATTGTCCAGAGATTGCCCCGGTCACGCAGAGGATTACGatctttttcaaattatatgtttgaaattaaaagaattcAAGCAGATATGTATATGTGATAAAttatttatgagatttatttgACTGAATTAGTTATTggacaatttaatttttatttaactaCATGGGTCTCCTAACACTTGTCcaaaatttatcaaattcagataaataatttgagaggattttAGATCTGCAACAAAGAACCCTGATCAAGTTATCGGACAACTCACTACATGACAAGGGCAGTTTCGTCAATTCAGGCGGCCATCTTGGTTGGTGAGATTAAATTAatggagtatttttatttttttaaattaagattAAATGGAGTATACCTTGACTATTGACTTGCCTTTAAAAATAGTTTCCTGGAAAATATTAGGATGGACTTTAGGAAGCAATTCCGACTTTATGAATTGACTTTGGTCAATGCAGCCGGTGGTTGTAACTTGTATAAGCGCATTAGCTGAAAGAAAGGTATCAATTATCTCTTTGATAAAAATAAGCAATCATATAAGCCACGGCTTAGGATACTTCCTTGAATCTACATGTTATTTTTGCCCATATTGGAGAGCCTCGCTATCGATGGGTTGTTGAAAGATCATTCACCGAAATTGTTAGGAAATTCCGCTGTCCATAGCCGAAGGAGAGCACGAGAGTTTTCGTTCATATATATAGCTAATTAATTGTGACGTCACATATCGTCTGGGTATAGAAATGGGGATAAGAATGttcttatatgtatattcgcacccttcttgacacaatgcgttttaaagttGTGATGATCATGTTCCTATTAAAACTTCGTAATTAAACGTGTTTCTGCGATAGTAGTACCagaatgggtgacctcctgaaaaGTCTGGTTCGAAAAAGCTAAAAGCAGATAATATTATGTCGTTAGTGTGTCTGCAAAAATTCTCTCTTACCTTATAACTAAACAAACTTGATGAGTATCGGATTGATCTTGCGGAATTTTCTCTCGGCAAACCCTctaactttcttcttcttttgcaaatcaattttctggTGAGTGGCATTCAGTGATCACTctactaacatatatatataacatacacAATGATCATCTTAAGTAGATGTACTTACTAAATAAATTGATATCAACATCTCGCTTAAACGAGAGATCGAATGAAATAAGTTGCTCAGataaaaatttggggaaaaATGCTTAGAGAAGTCAAGCCACAATTTTGGGGGAgtcaacttaaaaaattatgttcccATCTTCggacaagaaataaaaagaaaacttggAAAATTATGAAGAAAGTTGACGAGAATAGGGAAGAGTCtttaaagaagaagataatagGAGGTAGAGATTGGGTCATTTTCTTGGAAACTCATGTTGCAGTCCAAGGAAAAGAACAAGATCGTGGTTGTTGGTTTTATTcgaaaattgtttttattttcgtAATAATTGTACAAGTATGACTAGTCTTCAGTCCTTTTTTCCCCACGGTAAATCCACCGTTTGGGCTTTCACATTGGGTAACGTAATGGAAGTAATGGCGGAGCCATAATATCGAGTTAGGGGGGCCAAGAttgaaagagttttttttttttttttttttttttttttttttttttttttaaataattattacaaatattaaaaaatataagtaacaaaattcataaataatttaattaactatCATTTATTTATGCAATTTATATTTTCAGGCATAAGCtataagcataaaaaaaaaaatataaattagttctcaaaccattcatttttttaaaaaaaaaataataaaaatactatttatatattACCATAATTATTaccttttcaaaaatttgttaaatttacCGTACCTGTAAAGAATACACTCCTTTTTCTGTATTTTATTGAATGAAATAGAAATAATGGATAGAATTGGAAGATGAACATAAGTTACATAACACAAACAAGCGTGCTTTAGCGTGAACTAACTCAGCCAAAACGCACCGTTTTGGCTGATC carries:
- the LOC133863087 gene encoding trimethyltridecatetraene synthase-like — protein: MGYPSWASYAAAWLATVALLLLSRYLRRRKANLPPGPKPWPIIGNLNLIGSLPHRSIHELSQKYGPIMHLRFGSFPVVVGSSVEMAKAFLKTNDVTFANRPKIAAGKYTTYNYSDITWSPYGPYWRQARRMCLMELFSAKRLESYEYIRKEEMNMLLRGLHESSNKVVTLKDHLSTVSLNVISRMVLGKKYTDESEASIVSPEEFKKMLDELFLLSGVLNIGDSIPWIDFLDLQGYIKRMKALSKKFDRFLEHVLDEHIAKRKDAKDEAAKDMVDLLLDLAEDPTLDVKLERHGVKAFTQDLIAGGTESSAVTVEWAISELLKKPEIFKKAAEELDTVIGRDRWVEEKDIVNLPYIDAIAKETMRLHPVAPMLVPRLSREDCKIEGYDILKGTRVLVNVWTIGRDPAVWENPNEFCPERFIGKDIDVKGHDYELLPFGSGRRMCPGYSLGLKVIQSSLANLLHGFTWKLPGNMEKESLDMEEIFGLSTPKKIPLEAVVEPRLPKHVYSL